The nucleotide window CAGCCAGGTGCGGCTTCCAGCCGGGGCCGGACAGCGTGATCGCCCGCGCGGCGGCCCGCATGTACTTCCCACTCCACAGTGGCGTGGCGGTGCCCTGCACGGCCACCGGCAGCGGCCACTTCACCGCTTCACGCTTGAACCCCCTCACGCTTGACTGTCGTAAAAATGTCGCGCCCGGCCGAGAAATTGCCGGGTCCGGCAGATGGAGGGGCAACAGGGTAAGCGACTTCGTCATATAAATCACGCAATATTTTCAGCACGTTCATTCGGCGCAACAGGGCGTTACTACTTTATTACCGGGCCGGGTAGACTCAGCGCGGGACACCCCCATGCATGCTTCGCCCCCATCCAACCAAGAGACGATAAAAGACACATGAAGCAGAACACTTTCCGCCGTACCGTGCTCGCCAGCGCCGCCCTGTTGCTGGCCGCGCACGCTTCCGCGCAGACCGCCGCCGATGCCCAGCCATCCGGCACCGCAGCGGTGCAACAAGCCGAACAGCCGACCGAACAGGCAACCGTGGTCGTGCTGGGTTCGCGTTCCGCCGCCCGCACCGCGCTCGACACCGCCGCGCCGGTGGGCCTGATCAACGTGAAGGACATGCAGACCGCCGGCCCGCTGGAACTGGGCAAGCTGCTGCAATCGCTCGACCCGTCGTTCAACTTCTCGTCCACCTTCATCAGCGACGGCACCGACATCATCCGCCCCGCCACGCTCCGCTCGCTGGGCCCGGACCAGCTGCTGGTGCTGGTGAACGGCAAGCGCCGCCACCAGCAGGCGCTGGTCAACGTGCAACAGACCGTGGGCCGCGGCTCGGCCGGTACCGACATCAATGCGATCCCGCTGTCGGCCATCCACCACATCGAAGTGCTGCGCGACGGCGCCGCCGCGCAATACGGTTCCGACGCGATCGCCGGCGTGATCAACATCGTGCTGAAGTCGAACGTGAACGAAACCCAGGTGTCCGGCCAGGTGGGCACCACGTCCGAAGGCGACGGCGACATGATTTCCGGCAGCGTGAACCGCGGCTGGGCGCTGGGCAGCGATGGCGGCTACATCAACGTTTCCGTGGAAGGCCGCCGCCGCAACGAAACCAACCGCGCCGGCCTCGATACCGCGCGCACCGATCCGCCCCGCGTCACGCAGCGCATCGGCGACAGCGACGCGAAGGACGCTTACCTGTGGGCCAACGCGGCCCTGCCGGCCGGCCGCGGCGGCGAGTTCTATGCATTCGGCGGCGCCTCGAAACGCAAGGGCGATTCGTCCGGCTTCTTCCGCTCGGCGGGCGACGACCGCACTGTCACGGCCGTGTACCCGGAAGGCTACCTGCCGAACATCCGCACCACCGTCAAGGATGCCTCGCTGGCCGTCGGCTACCGGCTCGACCTGCCCAATGAATGGAAGGCCGACGTCTCCGTCAACCATGGCCGCAGCGAACTGGCGTTCCATGAAAAGAACACGATCAATGTCAGCTACTGGTACGAGCCGCGCCCCAACGGCGGCGGCATCTATGGCGAATCGCCGCTGGAAGCCGATACCGGCAAGCTGAAGTTCAACCAGACCACGTTCAACGCCGACCTGAAAGGCCCGGTCGCCAAGGGCGTGTTCTTCGCCACCGGCTTCGAATGGCGGCGCGACGGCTACGAGATCGTGGCCGGCGATCCGGTGTCGTACCAGTATGGCCGCACCAACAACCCGGCGATCCAGATCCTCACGCCGGCCGGCACGGTGGCCGCATCGGGCACCCAGGGCTTCCCGGGCTACACGCCGTCGACCGAGGTGGACGAAGGCCGCCACAACATCGCGCTGTATGGCGACGTGGAATGGCGCGCGCTCGACACGCTGATGCTGACGGGCGCGGTGCGCTACGAGAAATACTCGGACTTCGGCAGCACTACCACCGGCAAGGTCACCGCGCGCTGGGATCCGTCGAAACAGGTGGGCGTGCGCGGCAGCTTCTCGTCCGGCTTCCGCGCCCCGGGCGTGCAGCAAGCGTTCTACAGCTCCGTGTCGACCAACCTGAACGCCGCCGGCGTGCTGACCGAGACGCTGACCGCGCGCCAGGACAGCCCAGTCACGCGGGCACTGGGGATCGCGCCGCTGAAGGAGGAAACCTCGCGCAACGCCAGCATGGGCATCGTGCTGCGTCCGCTGCCGAACTTCTCGCTGACGACCGACGTGTACCAGATCAAGATCAAGGACCGCATCGTGTTCTCCAGCACGATCTCGCCGGAAGCGGGCGGCGGCCCGATCGCCAACGTGCTGGTGCCGCTGAAGGTGGGCCAGGCGCAGTTCTTCACCAATGCCGTCGACACCAAGACGCGCGGCATCGACATCGTGGCCGAACATACGTCGCGCTGGCCGGGCTCCACGCTGGTGCTGTCCGGCCAGCTGGGCTTCAACAAGACCGAAGTCACCGGCCGCCACTCCACCTCGTCGATCCTGACCGGCGAACAGCTGTTCGACGCATCGCAGGTCACGCTGATCGAGCATGGCCAGCCGCGCAAGCACCACGTGCTGTCGGCCGACTACACGATGGGCAAGTGGAACGGCAACGTGCGCGCCAACTACTACGGCGAGGTGCAGGGCCAGGGCTTCACGCCGGGCTTCATCCAGACCTGGGAAGGCAAGTGGATCGCCGACATGACGCTGCGCTACAACTTCACGAAGAAGCTCGGCCTGCAACTGGGCGTGAACAACGTGTTCGACACCTACCCGACCGAGTGGGACAAGACGCGCGCTGCACCGTTCCCGCAACTGGGCTTCACGCACTGCTGGGAAACCTGCCCGTTCGGCATCAACGGCCGCAGCATGTACGTGCGCGCCGACTACGCGTTCTGACGCGCGTCCCGGTGTAATTTCGGGCGCACTTCCGGCCGGCCCTGCGCCGGCCGGAAGCGCTCCGCCTCATAGGCGGCCAGGTGGATCACGGCCGCCAGCCGCTTCACCAATCCTTCCATCGCTTCCGCGGGTACCTGGGCATAGCCCAGCATCAGTCCATTCCAGGGGACCTGGCCAGCCGCGGCTTCCTGCACCGCGTGGGCCGACAGCGCATTCACGACGATGCCCTCCTCGCGAGCCCTGGCGCGGATCGCTTCATCCGGCAGCCAGTCCGGCAAGCGCAGCGACAGGTGCATGCCGGCCGAGGCGCCATGCACGGTGGCGATGCGGCCCAGGTGTTTTTCCAGGGCGGCGACCAGCGCATCGCGCCGTTCGCGGTACAGCCGCCGCATGCGCCGCAAATGCAGCAGGAACTGCCCGCTGGTGACGAATTCCGCCAGCGCCAGCTGCTCGGCCACCCGCCCCGCCGCCGATGACTGGGCGCGCAGCAGCGCCAGTTGCGGCGCCAGGCCGGGCGGCACCACCAGGTAGCCGATGCGCAGGCCGGGGAACATGGTCTTGCTGAACGTGCCGCAGTACAGCACCGGCGCATCCGGCGCCAGCCCCTGCATTGCCGCCAGCGGCGGGCCGTCGTGGCGGAACTCGCTGTCGTAGTCGTCCTCGATGATCAGCGCGCCGCTCCGGCGGGCGCCGTCGATCAGCGCCAGCCGCCGGGCCAGCGACAGCACGGTGCCTACCGGGTACTGGTGCGACGGCGTGGTGTAGACCAGCCTTGGCCGGCGCGCCTGCCAGTCCTGCGCCGAAGGCGCCATGCCCTCCTCGTCCACCGCGATGCCTTCCACCGCCAGGCCGGCGTGGCGGAATGCCGCCAGCGCGCCGCCGTAGCCGGGGTTTTCATGCCATACCGTGTCGCCTTCGTCGGCGCAGGCACGGGCGCACAGGTCCAGCGTGCTCTGGCTGCCATCGGTGATGAATACCTGCCCGGCTTCGCACACCACGCCCCGCGACGCCCGCAGGTAATCCGCGATCGCGGTCCGCAACGGCCAGGCGCCGGCCGGGTCGCCGTAGTTCAGCTGCGCCGGATCGAGTCCGCGCCAGGCCCGGTCGAGCAGCCGGCGCCACAGCGCCAGCGGAAACGCCTGCAGGTCCGGCACGCCCGGCACGAAGGCCTGGGCGTCGCTGGCGCCATTCGACAGCGGGCGCAGGTTCAGGGCGCGGCGCGACAGGCCGGCCTGCGCCGCCGGCAGCCGGCCACGCCGCTGCGTTGCCGCATCGGCTGCCGGTTCGGGCACGAAGCGGGCCACCACGGTGCCGCGGCGGTCCGGCACCACGAAACCTTCGCTGGCCAGCTGTTCATAGGCGTACAGCACAGTGTTGCGGGCCACGCCCAGCTCGGCCGCCAGGGCACGCGTGGCCACCAGCCGCGTGCCGGCCGCCAGCGTGCCGGCACGGATCGCATGGCGCAGGCATTCATGCAGCAGCCGCTGGCGCGGCCAGCTGCGGTGCCCATGGTCGCGCGCGAAGTTCGACAACAGCAGTGCGTAATCCATCGTGGTTCCATTCGGTTGGCCGCCCCTGGACCTGTTCCGGGAGCCAGCAGCGCCATTATAGTGCGCCCTCAACCCACCGAATGGAGACCATGAATACTTCCCCTTCCGCCGCCGAATCTGCAGCAGAACCTGCAGCCCAACCCACTGCCCCGTCGGCCCCGTCGGCCCGCACGCAGGTCAAGCGTTCCGCCAACCGCGCCAGCCACGATCCGGCGGTGCTGCATGCGATCATCGACGCCGCCTGGATCTGCCACGTGGCGTTCCGCGACGACCATGGCGTTCACTGCATCCCCACGGCATGCTGGCGCATCGGCGAGCACCTGTACATCCACGGCTCGAATGGCAGCCGCATGGTGAAACGCCTGCTGGACGACGAATGCTGCGTGACGATCACGCATGTCGATGGCCTCGTGATGGCGCGCTCCGCGTTCAACCACTCGATGAACTACCGCAGCGCCGTGATCTACGGCCGCTTCGAGAAGGTCGAGGAAAGCGGCGAAGTGGACAAGCGCGATGCGCTGGAGGCATTCATGGAACACCTGGCGCCTGGCCGGCAGGCCGAGATCCGGCCCGGCAACGACAACGAATACGCCGCCACCACGGTGCTGCGCATCGCGCTGGCCGAGGCGGCATGCAAGGTTCGCAGCGGACCGCCGGAAGACGACCCGGAAGACATGGACGTGCGCGCCTGGGCCGGCGTGCTGCCGCTGCGCGAGGTACGCGGCGCACCGGTGCCCGATGCCGCCTGCACCATCGCGGCGCCCTATTACGTGCGGCACTGGCAGGAGTAGGCGGCACCTCTCGGCGATCTCCCGTCGCGCCTCGCCTCATTTGGCTTGACCGGCTTGTCTTTATTGCACATCATCGCCCGGTCGCGGCCAATTTCGCGCCGCGCATATGTTCATAAGGAGATCGCATGAAACGAATCCTCGCCGCCGCCATCCTGGCAGCGACCTGCAGCACGCCGGCGCTGGCCGACGATGCGCTGAAGGCTGCCATCAACGGCAGCCAGCGCAGCCCGGACAACGTGAAACGGGATACCTACCGCCACCCCTACGAGACGCTGACGTTCTTCGGCATCCGGCCGGACATGACGGTGGTGGAACTGTCGCCCGGTGGCGGCTGGTACACGGAAATCCTGGCGCCCTACCTGCGCGAGCGGGGCAAGCTGGTCGCTGCCGGCGCGACGCCGGATTCGAAGGCGCCCAACGTGGCGCGCGCCGGCGAGCGCTTCAAGCAAAAGCTCGACGCCAATCCGGCCGCCTTCGGCAAGGTGCAGCTGGGCGCGTTCGAACCGGGCAACGGCGTATTCAGCTACGCGCCGAAAGGCAGCGCCGACATGGTGCTCACCTTCCGCAATGTGCATAACTGGACGAACGAAGGCGACGCGCGGCTGAAGGAAGTGTTCAAGAGCGTTCACGACGCACTGAAGCCGGGCGGCGTGTTCGGTGTCGTCGACCACCGCCTGCCGGCATCGAAGCCGCAGGATGCGACGGCGTCGAGCGGCTACGTGCACGAAGCGTACGTTATCCGGCTCGCCGAGGCGGCCGGCTTCAAGCTGATGGCGAAATCCGATGTGAACGCGAACCCGAAGGATACGGCCGACCACAAGGGCGGCGTGTGGGCATTGCCGCCCACGTACGGGAACAAGGATGCGGAACGCGAGAAATATGCGGCGATCGGCGAAAGCGACCGGATGACACTGAAGTTCGTGAAGCAATGATGCTGGCGGGTCGGCAGATCGCTGCCTGACACCCACAGCCGCCGGGCGACGCAGGCCGGCGGCTGCCGCATTTCACCTGCGCTGGAGGCGGCTCATGAAGCTGCAAAACACCACGAAGCCTACCACCATGGAACCGCACACGGCGGCAACCGACAACATCAGCTCATTCATGCGAAGAAACTTTCACTTTATGACAACCGCGTGATTATGCTGCATTTGCACATGAAACAGTCTCACTGAAACTCACTGTTACAACAACAATGTTTGAACGTATGGCAATTACCTTTTATGGCAATTCCGGAATGATTACCCGGCAGTGTGCTAGCTTACTCTTGCGGCAGGGGGCGCGACAATGGCAACTGTTGTAAATTTTTATATAGTTTAAAATAATTTTTCCCGCTCATCCATTCCCAACGGTGCTAGCGCTATCATCAGTTACCGCTATCGCGGTACCGATGATCCTCTCTCTTACCAGGAGTTCCACATGCGCAAAGCACTAGCCGGGCTGATGCTCGCGGCGACCGCACTCACCTCGCACGCCAGCGGTTACTTTACCGAAGATGCCATTCCGTTCGATACGCTCATCGGCAGCAATGCCCAGCACCAGGACTTTTCCGGGCCCTATGTGCGCGACGGTTATTCCTGGAGCTGGGGCGACGTGACCTTCACGTGCAACGCGGTCCAGTGGTGCAATAACGAAAGCTTCGAATTCGGCGGCTACAGCGACCGCTTCAATTTTGTTGAAGGCAACTTCGTTTACTATGCGCCACCAGATAGCGCTACCTTCACTTTCGCCGATCCCATCATCGCCTTCGGCGTCGATGTGTACGGCATCGGCGGCGGGCTGTATTCGCCCGGCGGTTCATTGCAGCCGACGCCGATGATCGTGACCTTCGACGACGGTTCGCATGTCTTCTTTGAAAACCACGTCCACAACTACAACATCTCCGTGCCCGTCTTCGCGGGCATCCTGTTCGACAAGCCGGTGACGTCGATCACGGTATCGGGCGAGTGGGAAAACAATGGCATGTTCTTCACGAACGTGCGCTACGTGGCCGCGCCGGTACCGGAGCCGTCGACGTACGCGATGCTGTTCGGTGGACTAGTCGTGGTGAGCGCGTTTGCGCGGCGGCGCAGCAAAGCGGCGGGCTGACCGGGGACGTGTTGCCAGCACATTGAAAGCGCCTGCATTCACCCCAACAGCGAAGGGCTGGGGTCAGACCCGCCGGGTCTGACCCCGGAATTTGCACTTGGGGTAGGCTTATCAAAGCGCCATGAGGCTCAGCCCCGGTGTTGGGCAACTTTGCTGGGTGAAATTGCCAGACCGTTACTTCGGCTTGCTCCCCTTCACCGGCGTCAGCGCCAGGTCGTGGAAGTCGTAGCTGAAGTCGGTTTCGTCGGAGATGGCCGACATCTTCGCGCGTTCGATCGAGCCATCCGGGTTCAGCGCGAAGGTGATGTAGGCATCGGCGTTGAAGTTGCGTTCCTTCCAGCGCACGATGAACGTGTCGTGCTGGAAGTGCTCCATCTCGCCGACCAGATCCGGCGTGCGCGTGAACTGCATCAGCTGCTTCTTCCCTTCGTGGCGGATGACGACCTTGCCGTACCACGGATCGCTGTACTCGCCATCGTACGAGGCGCGCGGCAGCGAAGGCTTCGAGCCGGCGGCGCGAGCGGCCGTGGCCTTGCCGATCTTTTCCTGGTCCTTGCGCAGGCGCTCCTGTTCCTCGGCGGCGATGACCCCGATCCAGTCGGTCGGTGCGGCGCCCAGGTAATGGTCGAGGATGCGCCATTGCAGCGACGTCATCGAACCGCTATTTTCCGCATTAGTGAAGATCGCGATGCCCAGCCTCTCTTCCGGCACCATCAGCACGCGCGAATAAAAGCCCTGCAGCGCGCCGCCGTGCAGCACCAGCTTCTTGCCGCGGTAGTCGCGGATGTTGAAGCCAAGGCCATAGGCATTGAAGTTGGCGCGCGTGGCGGCCAGCGCTCCCTGCGGTTCGGCGATCTTCATCGGCGTCACCGGTGTCCAGATTTCCTTCGATT belongs to Pseudoduganella albidiflava and includes:
- the pdxR gene encoding MocR-like pyridoxine biosynthesis transcription factor PdxR, encoding MDYALLLSNFARDHGHRSWPRQRLLHECLRHAIRAGTLAAGTRLVATRALAAELGVARNTVLYAYEQLASEGFVVPDRRGTVVARFVPEPAADAATQRRGRLPAAQAGLSRRALNLRPLSNGASDAQAFVPGVPDLQAFPLALWRRLLDRAWRGLDPAQLNYGDPAGAWPLRTAIADYLRASRGVVCEAGQVFITDGSQSTLDLCARACADEGDTVWHENPGYGGALAAFRHAGLAVEGIAVDEEGMAPSAQDWQARRPRLVYTTPSHQYPVGTVLSLARRLALIDGARRSGALIIEDDYDSEFRHDGPPLAAMQGLAPDAPVLYCGTFSKTMFPGLRIGYLVVPPGLAPQLALLRAQSSAAGRVAEQLALAEFVTSGQFLLHLRRMRRLYRERRDALVAALEKHLGRIATVHGASAGMHLSLRLPDWLPDEAIRARAREEGIVVNALSAHAVQEAAAGQVPWNGLMLGYAQVPAEAMEGLVKRLAAVIHLAAYEAERFRPAQGRPEVRPKLHRDARQNA
- a CDS encoding class I SAM-dependent methyltransferase yields the protein MKRILAAAILAATCSTPALADDALKAAINGSQRSPDNVKRDTYRHPYETLTFFGIRPDMTVVELSPGGGWYTEILAPYLRERGKLVAAGATPDSKAPNVARAGERFKQKLDANPAAFGKVQLGAFEPGNGVFSYAPKGSADMVLTFRNVHNWTNEGDARLKEVFKSVHDALKPGGVFGVVDHRLPASKPQDATASSGYVHEAYVIRLAEAAGFKLMAKSDVNANPKDTADHKGGVWALPPTYGNKDAEREKYAAIGESDRMTLKFVKQ
- a CDS encoding pyridoxamine 5'-phosphate oxidase family protein — its product is MNTSPSAAESAAEPAAQPTAPSAPSARTQVKRSANRASHDPAVLHAIIDAAWICHVAFRDDHGVHCIPTACWRIGEHLYIHGSNGSRMVKRLLDDECCVTITHVDGLVMARSAFNHSMNYRSAVIYGRFEKVEESGEVDKRDALEAFMEHLAPGRQAEIRPGNDNEYAATTVLRIALAEAACKVRSGPPEDDPEDMDVRAWAGVLPLREVRGAPVPDAACTIAAPYYVRHWQE
- a CDS encoding PEP-CTERM sorting domain-containing protein, producing MRKALAGLMLAATALTSHASGYFTEDAIPFDTLIGSNAQHQDFSGPYVRDGYSWSWGDVTFTCNAVQWCNNESFEFGGYSDRFNFVEGNFVYYAPPDSATFTFADPIIAFGVDVYGIGGGLYSPGGSLQPTPMIVTFDDGSHVFFENHVHNYNISVPVFAGILFDKPVTSITVSGEWENNGMFFTNVRYVAAPVPEPSTYAMLFGGLVVVSAFARRRSKAAG
- a CDS encoding TonB-dependent receptor plug domain-containing protein gives rise to the protein MKQNTFRRTVLASAALLLAAHASAQTAADAQPSGTAAVQQAEQPTEQATVVVLGSRSAARTALDTAAPVGLINVKDMQTAGPLELGKLLQSLDPSFNFSSTFISDGTDIIRPATLRSLGPDQLLVLVNGKRRHQQALVNVQQTVGRGSAGTDINAIPLSAIHHIEVLRDGAAAQYGSDAIAGVINIVLKSNVNETQVSGQVGTTSEGDGDMISGSVNRGWALGSDGGYINVSVEGRRRNETNRAGLDTARTDPPRVTQRIGDSDAKDAYLWANAALPAGRGGEFYAFGGASKRKGDSSGFFRSAGDDRTVTAVYPEGYLPNIRTTVKDASLAVGYRLDLPNEWKADVSVNHGRSELAFHEKNTINVSYWYEPRPNGGGIYGESPLEADTGKLKFNQTTFNADLKGPVAKGVFFATGFEWRRDGYEIVAGDPVSYQYGRTNNPAIQILTPAGTVAASGTQGFPGYTPSTEVDEGRHNIALYGDVEWRALDTLMLTGAVRYEKYSDFGSTTTGKVTARWDPSKQVGVRGSFSSGFRAPGVQQAFYSSVSTNLNAAGVLTETLTARQDSPVTRALGIAPLKEETSRNASMGIVLRPLPNFSLTTDVYQIKIKDRIVFSSTISPEAGGGPIANVLVPLKVGQAQFFTNAVDTKTRGIDIVAEHTSRWPGSTLVLSGQLGFNKTEVTGRHSTSSILTGEQLFDASQVTLIEHGQPRKHHVLSADYTMGKWNGNVRANYYGEVQGQGFTPGFIQTWEGKWIADMTLRYNFTKKLGLQLGVNNVFDTYPTEWDKTRAAPFPQLGFTHCWETCPFGINGRSMYVRADYAF